The following is a genomic window from Babesia bovis T2Bo chromosome 4 map unlocalized Chr4_1, whole genome shotgun sequence.
CGAGTTGCGCAAGTACCTTGCTTCTCGTACCGCTGGTGAAACCCCTATTAACAAGGCTATCATTTTGACCCTGGGACCAGAGGGCGCTATCATCTTCCACCACGGTGAAGAATTTTTCATCCCCGCTGCCGAATGCGATGTTGTTGACACCACCGGTGCTGGTGACTTCTTCGCCGGTTCCGTGCTCTACGGTATGCTTAACGGCTACACTTTGCAAAAATCTGGAGAATTCGCTCGTGTTATTGTCGGTGATCTCATCTCTCATATCGGTTGCACTTTGAGCCCAGAAGTTCGCGCCAAGGTTGACGCTATCAAGATGGAAGCTTAAACTTTTACTTTTTCAAAATTAGCTATATGTTTCCTATAATTAcattttttgcaatatacATCTGACATAGGGCatgtaatattaatattttgTGCATCTCTACATTTATTGTCATTAAATCCAAGTGTTTAGGGTAGGCGATTGAAATATTGATGCATTATTTTCAATTATTAACCACATTGTAAAAAGATGTTTATGTTTTCCACAAAGTTTCGTCCCTTTTTGTAAATCTCTGAAAACTCATCAGTTTTCCTTTACACAATATTCAATAGCCATGCCCTAACATCTATGaaaaaataacaatacaCTGATACtaataatattaaattTCCAGACATGGTTTGTGTATTGCTTTGAAGTGTTGTTTTTCTAAAATTTCCACTTCGGCAACAACAATCTTTTCATTGTTGTGTATCAATATGAGTAGTACAATCTGTATCATTCCCGAGATCATCCCAATGAAGTTAGGGGCAATTACTATGTAATCCCATATGATGAACCCGTAACACAAAGTGAAAAAAGATCCAATAAAGTTAGCCAACGATATTTCCGTCGGCATCGCTGAAGTACTCCTTTGTTTCATAATTTCTCTTATGGAGAAGAGCGGTGCGATATAAGAGAAAGCCTGGATAGATCCACCAAAAAGGCCAATGAAGTTGAGATAACTCGTAGTATCTAAACCTATATAACTCATTCCAAGAACCATGCAGCATATAGCAGAAATCTTATAGAATAAGTGAAGAATGCGCATCTGATGTGAATCCTGGCAGTACCGGTGAAAAATCAGAATATACGAGCAGCTAAGGACAAAACCTATGACAAAACATTAACATCAAATTAAATTAAGGCGCTATACTAGATAAAGTACTCAAGGAAttgcaaaatattaaatacTAGCATAATGAAAGACGATGCCTCTATCAAATTAGACAATATGAatcaaatatgatatatataggataGCAATCATATGGACTTACTTGGAATGCTAGATAGGATGATAACCGTATTGTAGCAAATCAGTCCATATAGCGACCATAAGAAATTAGCAAAGGCAACTGTGACAAAATTCAAGGTCTTCAAATTGCCCGTTGATTTGTTATAACGCACAGTCATAACAGTATGCAATGGTATAAGTTGCGTGATTATTGAAGATAAAACAGTTCCACAGCCAATGAGGTAGTTGAAATCGGTCTGTATCATTTCTCTTGCCCACACCATAAGCCTTCCAACAAGTGGAGTATCACCCGGATTGTCATCATTAGCTTCTAAAGCCTCATCATGTGTAACTATTGGCTGCCTTTGCACTACTTCCGAGCTATTAATCGATGTTGAGGATTTTGTCATGTCCGGGGCAGTTTCAACTATGTCATTATTTTCACTAGAATCGTCAACAAATGCAAGCTTGGGTTTTGCTTCCCCCGTCATCACAGTCTTTTGTGTTTCCTTTGCATCTGCAATACTCATGTCACGAATAATCGGTGAACTTGTTATAGGCTTCAGAGGTTCTGTATGTTCAGGACTGGGGGAAACGACATTAAGCAGTATCCCGTCCCCGATAATATTCTCATCATTATTAACATCATCTTGACAAATAACGGTTCCTCTAATTAATGCGATGCCAAGCAGCCAAAATTGCGCCAACCGCCACTTACGCGGCATATTGGCGCGCGGGAAGAAAACACTCCCCTTATCACTACTTTTTTAACGACGAACCGACGTATTTGCAAAAGAAAGAAAAAATACACACCACTATATCTATAGCTACTGCACATTTATTGAGAGTTGACGACCGAATCTGGTATACCTGCTGCCCAATCTATGCGTGttgtacacatttatgGAGATCCTTCCTAATATTCCTGGAATAGAACAACATGTATTTGGAGACATATACTTTGGTTACTTTGTACCTACCGTATTGCGTGGTCGTTCAGATGCGTTCCAGCGTGATATCAATGCCATACTGTCTGAATGGGTTTTGCTTTCTTTGAATGGTGGATTTGATAAGTTTATTGAGGTATGCGGACAATTAGTTACGCTTTATGTTAGTATATATGTCActtaaatgatatatgttCAAATGTTTAAGTAATTCTTCGCAGAGAGATAGCGACTTTGGTTTGAAATTGTTTGGCACCATATTCCGAGAACTGTGCTTTTCAAAGATTTTGACAACCCATCCATTAGAATCGATTAGTACTGTGTGGGAAGTATTTTGGGGTGTTTTGGCAGGTGGGTGGGATGTTCACATTGTGGAACAATCATTGGCAGATTGTTTTAACAGTACAATACGTGAAGATGAGGACCAGGTTTGGTTACTTCGT
Proteins encoded in this region:
- a CDS encoding Mtn3/RAG1IP-like family protein, coding for MPRKWRLAQFWLLGIALIRGTVICQDDVNNDENIIGDGILLNVVSPSPEHTEPLKPITSSPIIRDMSIADAKETQKTVMTGEAKPKLAFVDDSSENNDIVETAPDMTKSSTSINSSEVVQRQPIVTHDEALEANDDNPGDTPLVGRLMVWAREMIQTDFNYLIGCGTVLSSIITQLIPLHTVMTVRYNKSTGNLKTLNFVTVAFANFLWSLYGLICYNTVIILSSIPSFVLSCSYILIFHRYCQDSHQMRILHLFYKISAICCMVLGMSYIGLDTTSYLNFIGLFGGSIQAFSYIAPLFSIREIMKQRSTSAMPTEISLANFIGSFFTLCYGFIIWDYIVIAPNFIGMISGMIQIVLLILIHNNEKIVVAEVEILEKQHFKAIHKPCLEI